In Silene latifolia isolate original U9 population chromosome X, ASM4854445v1, whole genome shotgun sequence, the following proteins share a genomic window:
- the LOC141617384 gene encoding coronatine-insensitive protein 1-like has product MSKNNNTKMSDDIIEFVLPHLQDPADKASISLVCHRWYELDRLIRGHITVALLYATTGEQLYNRFPYIESLKLKGKPRADAYALLPENWGGYLQPWTPSLVRFPKLKKLHLLRTIVTDTDLETLISAKGEFLVSLKLDQCSGFSTDGLLIIARTCRNLVTLVLEGSYILNPNGEWLRDLALNNNRVLETLCFYATSIEDINVTYLELLAKNCPLKSVKIGDTDLIRLVNFFRTTPSLQEFCGGLFSNDENYTNFSFPVLIQSLSIMYMERVHLPMVVPVSHSLLQLDLLYASLDSEGHCELLSRCRNLEILKTTTVIGDQGLEVLALSCTRLKKLRIEHEGVNEENVEGPGLSQRGLKAIAEGCRKLEYLAIFMTNVTNEALERVGENLSNLNDFRLVLVDGEMCEDLPLDNGIRAVLQGCRNITRFAVKLRHGGLTDTGLGYIGQFGENIKSMLLGKVGETDAGLLQLSNGCPKLQKLEIRPCIFTEQALAIAATRFVSLKSLWVQGYLSSNRGTEDFLRMARPYWNIEHVPGEAYEIDGITEGQPVMSTIYAYYSLAGQRTDHPSTVVPLLLPQI; this is encoded by the exons ATGTCCAAAAATAacaacaccaaaatgtcagatgACATAATTGAGTTTGTGCTACCACATCTCCAAGATCCAGCAGACAAAGCCTCAATTTCTTTAGTGTGTCACCGGTGGTACGAGTTAGATAGGTTAATTCGTGGTCACATCACCGTCGCCCTCTTGTATGCTACTACAGGAGAACAACTGTACAATCGCTTCCCATACATAGAGTCCTTGAAACTTAAGGGAAAGCCAAGAGCGGATGCATACGCCCTTCTACCAGAAAATTGGGGAGGTTACCTTCAACCATGGACACCATCACTCGTGAGGTTCCCTAAATTAAAGAAGCTGCATTTGTTAAGGACGATAGTAACTGACACGGACCTTGAGACGCTGATATCCGCCAAAGGCGAATTCCTAGTGTCCCTAAAGCTAGATCAGTGTTCGGGTTTTAGTACTGATGGGCTGCTTATCATTGCCCGGACTTGCAG GAATTTGGTTACACTTGTGTTGGAAGGGAGTTATATCTTGAACCCAAATGGAGAATGGTTACGAGACTTGGCATTGAACAACAACCGGGTACTTGAAACATTATGCTTCTATGCGACTTCTATCGAGGATATCAATGTAACATACCTGGAGCTTCTTGCCAAGAATTGTCCCTTAAAGTCAGTCAAAATCGGGGACACTGACCTCATTCGTTTGGTCAACTTTTTTCGGACAACTCCTTCGCTTCAAGAGTTCTGCGGGGGTCTATTCTCTAACGACGAGAATTATACTAATTTCTCATTTCCTGTTTTAATCCAATCACTCAGTATCATGTACATGGAGAGAGTCCATCTGCCAATGGTTGTCCCGGTTTCACATTCCTTACTACAACTGGATCTTCTCTACGCTTCACTTGACAGTGAAGGCCACTGTGAGCTCTTGAGTAGATGCCGTAATCTAGAGATTCTAAAG ACCACAACTGTTATTGGGGACCAAGGGCTGGAAGTATTAGCTCTAAGTTGTACGAGATTGAAAAAATTACGCATTGAACATGAAGGCGTAAATGAGGAAAATGTAGAAGGGCCAGGTCTATCCCAAAGGGGATTGAAAGCTATAGCCGAGGGATGTAGGAAGCTTGAGTATCTGGCCATCTTTATGACCAATGTCACTAATGAAGCTCTTGAACGTGTTGGGGAAAACCTGAGCAACTTAAATGACTTCCGCCTTGTTCTGGTTGATGGAGAAATGTGTGAAGACCTGCCGCTTGATAATGGAATTCGAGCCGTCTTACAAGGTTGTCGAAACATAACAAGGTTTGCAGTAAAATTGAGACACGGAGGTCTTACAGATACAGGTCTCGGGTACATTGGCCAATTTGGAGAAAACATCAAGTCCATGCTTCTAGGGAAGGTTGGAGAAACAGATGCAGGGCTTCTTCAGTTATCAAATGGCTGCCCTAAGTTACAAAAACTCGAGATTAGACCTTGTATATTTACCGAACAAGCATTGGCAATCGCTGCAACAAGATTTGTTTCCCTCAAGTCGTTGTGGGTGCAGGGATATTTGTCATCGAATCGAGGTACTGAGGATTTCCTGAGAATGGCTCGTCCGTATTGGAATATTGAACACGTCCCTGGAGAAGCGTATGAGATTGATGGCATCACAGAAGGCCAACCAGTAATGAGTACCATCTATGCATATTATTCATTGGCTGGCCAAAGAACAGACCACCCATCCACAGTCGTACCATTACTTCTTCCACAAATCTAA